In Deferribacteraceae bacterium V6Fe1, one genomic interval encodes:
- the tviB gene encoding Vi polysaccharide biosynthesis UDP-N-acetylglucosamine C-6 dehydrogenase TviB — MSLRTNNIKIAVIGLGYVGLPLAVEFAKKFKVVGFDINGKRVKELSNCKDITNEVTGDQLKEVLTKEFDANNCGLKITDNIDIIKDCNFYIVTVPTPIDRHKNPDLRPLISASETVGKVLKEGDIVVYESTVYPGCTEEDCVPVLEKFSGLKYNVDFFVGYSPERINPGDKEHTFSKIKKVVSGSTKEVADIVNNIYSQVVVAGTFVASSIKVAEAAKVIENTQRDINIAFINELSMIFDKMNIDTLEVLEAAGTKWNFLPFRPGLVGGHCIGVDPYYLAHKAEELGYHPEMILAGRRINDYMGLYVANQVVKLMIKKGYTIKGARVLVLGITFKENCPDVRNTKVVDVINELTDFGCNVDVYDPWADKEEVKREYNLELIQHSTLNIQHYDAIILAVAHKEFKEIEKELSKSSANVVIYDIKGFFDKEIVDGRL, encoded by the coding sequence ATGTCACTTCGTACGAACAATATAAAAATTGCTGTAATAGGGCTTGGTTATGTTGGTCTCCCCTTGGCTGTAGAATTTGCCAAGAAATTTAAAGTCGTAGGCTTTGATATAAATGGCAAAAGGGTCAAAGAATTAAGTAACTGTAAAGACATTACAAATGAGGTTACGGGTGATCAGCTTAAAGAGGTGTTGACTAAAGAGTTTGATGCCAATAATTGTGGCCTTAAAATTACCGATAATATTGACATAATAAAAGATTGTAACTTTTATATTGTAACAGTCCCAACCCCGATTGACAGACACAAAAATCCTGATTTGAGACCTCTTATCAGTGCCAGTGAAACAGTGGGAAAGGTTTTAAAAGAAGGGGATATCGTTGTTTACGAATCGACAGTTTATCCTGGTTGCACCGAAGAGGATTGCGTGCCGGTTTTGGAGAAATTTAGCGGATTAAAATATAATGTAGATTTTTTTGTAGGGTATTCACCTGAAAGGATCAATCCCGGGGATAAAGAGCACACATTTTCTAAGATTAAAAAGGTAGTGTCAGGCAGCACAAAAGAGGTGGCTGATATTGTAAATAATATTTATTCTCAAGTGGTAGTGGCAGGTACATTTGTGGCATCTTCAATCAAAGTGGCTGAGGCTGCCAAGGTAATAGAGAATACTCAAAGAGACATTAATATTGCTTTTATCAATGAACTTTCAATGATTTTTGACAAGATGAATATCGACACATTGGAGGTGCTTGAGGCTGCCGGTACAAAGTGGAACTTTTTGCCATTCAGGCCTGGTCTTGTAGGCGGTCACTGTATCGGAGTTGACCCATATTACCTTGCACATAAGGCAGAGGAGCTTGGATATCATCCGGAGATGATTCTTGCCGGCCGTAGGATAAATGACTACATGGGGTTATATGTTGCCAATCAGGTAGTAAAACTAATGATTAAAAAAGGGTATACGATAAAAGGTGCAAGAGTATTGGTGCTTGGCATCACATTTAAGGAAAATTGTCCTGATGTGAGAAACACAAAGGTAGTGGATGTTATAAATGAGCTAACCGACTTTGGCTGTAATGTTGATGTATACGACCCTTGGGCTGATAAAGAGGAGGTAAAAAGGGAATATAATCTTGAGCTAATTCAACATTCAACATTAAACATTCAGCATTACGATGCCATTATTC
- a CDS encoding hydrogenase, whose protein sequence is MENFVVNQLLIVVLLLNFGILGSSRIRFHIRLLALQGFILGIIPIFLYEEVALHSIVVVIFLIVSKGILIPLFLMTSLKKVKINLEVENFISFMHSVVIAAIGTTLIFVFSKLLPVNGEHSSTYFIQVSISTIYVAFIIIISRIKAISSVIGYLVLENGVFIFGFLIARHIPFSLELGFLLDLIVGIFIMGIILNHIDREFSSIDVTQLKSLRDE, encoded by the coding sequence ATGGAAAATTTTGTAGTCAACCAGCTGCTTATAGTTGTATTGCTGCTTAATTTTGGGATATTGGGAAGCAGCAGAATAAGATTTCATATCAGACTTCTTGCCTTACAAGGCTTTATCTTGGGTATTATCCCTATTTTTTTGTATGAAGAGGTTGCTTTGCATTCAATCGTTGTCGTTATTTTCCTTATCGTATCAAAGGGTATCCTAATCCCTCTTTTTTTAATGACATCACTGAAAAAGGTAAAAATAAACCTTGAAGTGGAAAACTTTATCAGCTTTATGCACAGTGTCGTTATAGCGGCAATAGGTACAACATTAATATTTGTCTTCTCAAAGTTACTCCCCGTAAACGGCGAACATAGCAGCACCTACTTCATTCAAGTATCAATCTCTACAATATATGTAGCTTTTATAATCATAATATCACGAATAAAAGCAATTTCATCCGTAATAGGATATTTGGTGCTTGAAAACGGGGTATTTATATTTGGTTTTCTAATTGCCCGACATATACCTTTTTCCCTTGAATTAGGTTTTTTGCTCGATTTAATAGTTGGTATATTCATTATGGGGATAATACTGAATCATATTGATAGAGAATTTTCTTCAATAGATGTTACTCAACTCAAAAGTTTGAGGGATGAATAA
- a CDS encoding NADH-quinone oxidoreductase subunit H has translation MVKILSLISILTAPVFIFSTIVKVKAFFAGRKGAPFFQPYYDLIKLFKKQITISKDTSIIFILGTIVTLTASIMTLLFIPIIANDSFFSFNGDIIFVAYMMALGRFFMVLAALDTGSSFEGMGSAREATFSMLSEPALFLALMAIVGKSGLISFENSFAQISPNLWMTSGIGFLLIAVALFIIILVENSRIPIDDPNTHLELTMIHEVMILDHSGPLLGIMEISALLKMFAFISIIVHVVFPFNFNNILANFLFYYFGMLTVAVVIGIIESTMARIKLKKIPTFQIIVVVLAGIGMFLTLE, from the coding sequence ATGGTGAAAATACTTTCTTTAATATCTATACTTACTGCGCCTGTATTTATTTTCAGCACTATTGTAAAGGTAAAAGCCTTTTTCGCAGGGAGAAAAGGCGCACCGTTTTTTCAACCGTACTACGACTTGATAAAATTATTTAAAAAACAGATAACAATTAGCAAAGATACAAGCATTATATTTATACTCGGGACAATAGTTACTCTGACAGCTTCAATAATGACGCTTCTCTTTATCCCTATCATTGCTAATGACAGTTTTTTTTCTTTTAACGGTGATATAATTTTTGTCGCATATATGATGGCACTTGGCAGATTTTTTATGGTTTTGGCTGCTCTTGACACTGGCTCAAGCTTTGAAGGGATGGGCTCTGCAAGAGAGGCCACATTTTCTATGTTGTCTGAACCTGCATTGTTTTTAGCATTAATGGCAATCGTGGGCAAAAGCGGCTTAATATCATTTGAAAACAGCTTTGCCCAAATATCACCAAACCTGTGGATGACAAGCGGAATTGGCTTTCTGCTAATTGCAGTTGCACTTTTTATAATTATTCTTGTGGAGAATAGCAGAATACCGATAGATGACCCTAATACCCACCTTGAACTAACAATGATACATGAGGTAATGATACTGGACCACAGCGGTCCGCTCCTTGGAATAATGGAAATATCCGCACTTTTAAAAATGTTTGCATTCATATCAATCATTGTTCATGTCGTTTTTCCGTTTAACTTTAACAATATTTTGGCAAACTTCTTATTCTACTACTTTGGCATGCTTACTGTTGCAGTAGTAATAGGAATTATCGAATCCACCATGGCAAGAATTAAATTGAAAAAGATACCTACTTTTCAAATCATTGTAGTCGTGCTTGCAGGGATTGGAATGTTTTTAACTTTGGAGTAA
- a CDS encoding SHOCT domain-containing protein, producing MMYDFYGGHGFMWIFGMGIWIVAIIFVLLLLFKIPGMLFSKSDRYDDAFETLKARYVKGEITEEEFENMKRVLRK from the coding sequence ATGATGTATGATTTTTATGGAGGTCACGGTTTTATGTGGATTTTCGGAATGGGAATTTGGATAGTAGCAATCATTTTTGTGTTGTTACTACTTTTTAAGATTCCTGGCATGCTGTTTTCAAAAAGCGATAGATACGATGATGCTTTTGAAACTTTGAAAGCAAGATATGTCAAAGGTGAAATCACTGAAGAAGAGTTTGAAAATATGAAGAGGGTATTAAGGAAATAA
- a CDS encoding PepSY domain-containing protein, whose amino-acid sequence MKKLILISGAIMISAALAFAHGGYAGGQGYGMMGGQGYGPGMMGGYGYGMMGGQGYGYGPGGCPGQFQNGNAKQLTEEEAVKSVQEIISKNFKGYEIVKTEKFNMPMGTMYEVEVKDAAGNESDFHVNPWGNVMGPFVDNKADEK is encoded by the coding sequence ATGAAAAAACTAATTTTAATTTCAGGAGCTATTATGATTTCGGCAGCTCTGGCTTTTGCCCATGGCGGGTATGCAGGTGGTCAAGGTTACGGTATGATGGGTGGCCAAGGCTATGGACCTGGTATGATGGGTGGTTACGGTTACGGGATGATGGGTGGTCAAGGTTACGGTTATGGCCCCGGAGGATGCCCTGGACAATTCCAAAACGGTAATGCCAAACAGCTGACTGAAGAGGAAGCTGTAAAGAGTGTCCAAGAGATAATTAGCAAAAACTTTAAAGGTTATGAAATAGTCAAAACCGAAAAGTTTAATATGCCTATGGGGACAATGTATGAAGTAGAAGTCAAAGATGCCGCAGGTAACGAGTCTGACTTTCATGTAAACCCATGGGGCAATGTTATGGGACCATTTGTAGATAATAAAGCAGATGAAAAGTAA
- a CDS encoding transposase has product MIGEITKNVKGKMLNTTRNLHDYLTKPQQKYILEIISGCFATRSLNLTAISGYLNEKCGIKHTLKRLQRNTFNYSHLLAISNAYNIDYALKETESDSRLIISIDGGDLVHNYGRNFELIGKVHDGSSGRIANGFHLNHAVCYSPSSKRLFSLYLDAYSSKSQDFKSENTETLNMLDKLKDKFRNKGLFVFDRGYDRGVILRYLLREDLNFVIRSTGKRHLEYKGEKMSVYKICNGIINRRYKKGGISYGYAKCYYNNRAVTVISVSFHGNKNKLYFLCEGHISSSKEAYFRIKSYFKRWKIEESYRFMKQQFGLEKCLVRKFESLKTILSLVSFCWNVLSQIEKDTIVSKLLENMAKREKFNSKGKVVCKFIYYRISDGLMNLLLSSKERLFRFREKIYESDKVCYFKLDYYFKIKEKRHRINELGKMKRKKSLLVA; this is encoded by the coding sequence ATGATAGGTGAAATTACTAAAAATGTGAAGGGAAAAATGTTAAACACTACAAGAAACCTTCATGATTATCTCACAAAGCCGCAACAAAAGTATATTCTTGAGATTATTTCAGGTTGTTTTGCTACTCGCAGTTTAAATCTTACTGCCATATCTGGTTATTTAAATGAGAAGTGTGGAATTAAACACACATTAAAGCGGTTGCAAAGAAATACATTTAATTATTCACATCTACTTGCTATTTCAAATGCATATAATATTGATTACGCACTTAAAGAAACAGAATCAGATTCCAGGTTAATAATATCAATTGATGGTGGAGATTTGGTTCACAATTATGGTAGAAACTTTGAGCTTATTGGTAAAGTCCACGATGGTAGTAGTGGTCGTATTGCTAATGGCTTCCATTTAAATCATGCAGTGTGTTATAGCCCCAGTAGCAAACGTTTATTTTCATTATATTTAGATGCTTATAGTTCTAAATCTCAAGACTTTAAAAGTGAGAATACAGAGACCTTAAATATGCTGGATAAATTAAAAGATAAGTTTCGAAATAAGGGTTTATTTGTATTTGATAGGGGTTATGACAGGGGAGTAATTTTAAGATATCTTCTTCGAGAAGATTTAAATTTTGTTATTAGGAGCACAGGTAAGAGGCATTTAGAATATAAGGGCGAGAAGATGTCAGTATATAAAATTTGCAATGGTATAATAAACAGGCGTTACAAGAAGGGTGGTATTTCTTATGGTTATGCAAAATGTTACTACAACAATCGAGCAGTTACAGTTATTAGTGTGAGCTTTCATGGTAATAAGAATAAACTTTATTTTTTATGTGAAGGCCACATAAGTAGCAGTAAGGAGGCTTACTTTAGGATTAAATCTTATTTTAAGAGATGGAAAATAGAAGAAAGCTATAGATTTATGAAACAGCAATTTGGGCTGGAAAAGTGTCTTGTGAGGAAGTTTGAATCTTTAAAGACTATATTATCGTTAGTATCCTTTTGTTGGAATGTATTAAGCCAAATAGAGAAAGATACAATTGTTTCAAAACTTTTAGAGAATATGGCAAAAAGGGAGAAATTTAATAGTAAGGGTAAGGTTGTATGTAAATTTATTTATTATCGAATTTCAGATGGGTTAATGAACTTGTTATTATCATCTAAAGAACGACTTTTTAGGTTTAGGGAAAAGATTTATGAATCAGATAAAGTGTGTTATTTTAAATTGGATTATTATTTTAAGATTAAGGAAAAAAGACATCGGATTAATGAGTTAGGAAAAATGAAAAGAAAGAAAAGTTTACTTGTAGCTTAA
- a CDS encoding hydrogenase — translation MVKIKQNPAIINLENLPFLASDDFLEKIISSVENSGRIASYFVYKHRDKLNAVAIIMFDEKKEFEVFAAKVNKKLNSITPKIPQIYNFEREIFEQYPDAINGDKLKPLRFHKPFEGKRQNYDIGDMEFYEIDSHETHQVGVGPVHAGIIEPGHFRFNCYGEKVLSLEISLGYQHRGIEKSLIGGPYKDSFYKIQTASGDSTIAHTICYLANLENLSGIDTETDSKLKRMAALELERIANHVGDLGGLATDIGFLPTASYCGRIRGDFLNMTADLCGNRFGRSMLEFGGEKVEKSLFEKIIKKIEATRPNLLGAIEMLWNTPSVMSRFDNTGVLPKKIAMEMGIVGLHRRASGINNDIRKDFPFLLYDKYFKEIQTDDLNGDVLARGLVRHREILTSLSILTNIANNINDNAPKPNTNSKLYPNTVSISFSEGFRGEICHVAITDEAGKLLRYKIVDPSFHNWNGLAYVVRNEGISDFPLCNKSFNLSYCGFDL, via the coding sequence ATGGTTAAAATCAAACAAAACCCTGCTATAATAAATTTGGAAAACCTGCCGTTTCTTGCCTCTGACGATTTTTTAGAAAAAATTATCAGTTCCGTTGAAAACTCAGGGCGGATAGCATCTTATTTTGTCTACAAGCACAGAGATAAATTAAATGCCGTTGCCATAATAATGTTTGATGAAAAAAAAGAGTTTGAAGTATTTGCTGCTAAAGTTAATAAAAAACTAAACTCCATTACTCCCAAGATTCCGCAAATTTACAATTTTGAACGAGAAATTTTCGAACAGTATCCGGATGCAATAAATGGTGATAAGCTCAAGCCATTGAGATTTCACAAACCGTTTGAGGGTAAAAGGCAAAATTACGATATCGGTGATATGGAATTTTACGAAATAGATTCACATGAGACTCATCAGGTGGGTGTGGGACCAGTACATGCAGGAATCATAGAGCCGGGACACTTCAGGTTTAACTGCTACGGAGAAAAGGTGCTTTCGCTGGAAATATCTCTTGGTTATCAACACAGGGGTATAGAAAAATCTTTAATCGGCGGACCATATAAAGATAGTTTTTACAAAATCCAAACCGCTTCAGGCGATTCAACTATTGCACATACAATCTGCTATCTTGCAAATTTGGAAAATTTATCAGGAATCGATACTGAAACTGACTCAAAGCTTAAAAGGATGGCTGCATTGGAGCTTGAAAGGATTGCCAACCATGTAGGAGACCTCGGTGGACTTGCCACTGATATAGGCTTTTTACCTACCGCATCTTACTGTGGGAGAATAAGGGGTGATTTTTTAAATATGACTGCAGACTTGTGTGGCAACAGGTTTGGCAGGAGTATGCTCGAATTTGGCGGTGAAAAGGTAGAAAAAAGCCTTTTTGAAAAAATTATAAAAAAGATTGAAGCAACAAGGCCAAACCTCCTGGGTGCAATAGAAATGTTATGGAATACCCCTTCGGTAATGAGCAGGTTTGACAATACGGGGGTATTACCTAAGAAGATTGCCATGGAAATGGGGATAGTAGGATTACATCGCCGAGCAAGCGGAATCAACAACGATATCAGAAAAGACTTTCCATTTTTGCTATACGATAAATACTTTAAAGAGATTCAAACTGACGATCTTAATGGAGACGTTTTGGCAAGAGGTCTCGTAAGACATAGAGAGATACTCACTTCTTTATCCATTCTTACGAACATCGCAAACAACATTAACGATAATGCCCCCAAACCTAATACAAACAGTAAGCTTTATCCCAATACAGTTTCGATAAGCTTTAGCGAAGGGTTTAGGGGTGAAATATGCCATGTTGCAATTACAGATGAGGCCGGAAAGCTTTTAAGGTATAAAATAGTCGACCCGTCTTTTCATAACTGGAATGGGCTGGCATATGTTGTAAGAAATGAAGGGATATCCGATTTTCCGCTTTGTAATAAAAGCTTTAATCTTTCATATTGCGGGTTTGATCTTTAA
- the sulP gene encoding sulfate permease, translated as MQSGYFSEFKPSLFSVLKHRYGMKNLSSDMISGLIVAIIALPLSMAFAIASGASPEKGLYTAIIGGFLISFFGGSRYQIGGPAGAFIVIIYGIIYRQGIDGLLIAGIMAGLILILMGLLKLGTVIKFIPYPVTKGFSAGIAVIIFVTQLNDFFGMSIKKVPAEFFEKLVEYSKHIGNINLSATIVGIVSILIIVYSKKITMKIPGPFLAVVFGVAVIYLLKLPIETIQDRFGSIPNGLPTPTFPNITIDKIKALIPDAITIAVLGAIESLLSAVVADGMTGDKHRSNMELVAQGIANIASPLFGGIPATGTIARTATNIKNGAYSPISGIFHAIWVLLFMLLLSPVIVKIPFATLGGILIVVAYNMSELEHIKNLFKAPKSDIAVFLTTFLLTVMVDLNVAVQLGMLLSVLLFMRRMISLTAVSKLNITLDVAEDSMDDGMDDKDAIANKVVPKNVEIYELSGPFFFGVADKVKSVLTSLEAYPKVFILRMRYVPMIDATGMHALTEICSEYKKHGTNVILSGVSPYVKKLLIQGGVDKIIGEENIVDHIDKALSIAKKYAE; from the coding sequence ATGCAATCCGGATATTTCAGCGAATTTAAACCTTCACTTTTTTCCGTCCTTAAGCATAGATACGGGATGAAAAATCTCTCATCAGACATGATTAGTGGTCTGATTGTCGCAATCATTGCCCTTCCTTTGTCAATGGCATTTGCAATTGCAAGCGGTGCTTCCCCTGAAAAAGGGCTTTATACTGCAATTATTGGCGGCTTTCTTATCTCCTTCTTTGGAGGAAGCAGATATCAAATAGGAGGGCCTGCGGGTGCATTTATAGTTATAATTTACGGTATAATTTACAGACAGGGCATTGATGGCCTTTTGATTGCAGGTATCATGGCAGGACTTATTTTAATTCTTATGGGCTTATTGAAGCTTGGGACTGTGATAAAATTTATCCCTTACCCTGTCACAAAAGGTTTCAGTGCAGGGATAGCTGTCATAATATTTGTAACTCAGCTAAACGATTTTTTCGGAATGAGCATAAAAAAGGTGCCCGCTGAATTTTTTGAAAAACTGGTTGAGTATTCAAAACATATAGGCAATATAAACCTTTCTGCCACAATAGTAGGTATAGTATCTATTCTTATTATTGTTTACTCTAAAAAGATTACAATGAAAATCCCCGGCCCGTTCTTAGCAGTCGTATTTGGTGTAGCAGTAATTTACCTTTTGAAGCTTCCTATTGAAACGATTCAAGACAGATTCGGCTCCATACCAAACGGTCTACCAACCCCTACATTTCCAAACATAACAATTGATAAGATAAAGGCACTCATCCCCGATGCAATCACCATCGCGGTTTTAGGTGCTATTGAATCCCTTTTGAGTGCGGTAGTTGCTGACGGTATGACAGGGGATAAACATAGGTCAAATATGGAGCTTGTTGCCCAAGGAATTGCCAATATTGCATCCCCATTGTTCGGTGGTATCCCCGCTACAGGTACAATAGCAAGAACAGCCACAAATATCAAAAACGGCGCGTACTCTCCTATAAGCGGAATCTTCCATGCAATCTGGGTTTTACTGTTTATGTTGCTGTTATCTCCTGTAATTGTAAAAATACCTTTTGCCACATTAGGCGGGATACTCATAGTAGTAGCTTATAACATGAGTGAACTTGAGCATATAAAAAATTTGTTTAAAGCACCAAAAAGTGATATCGCAGTATTTTTAACTACATTCTTATTAACCGTCATGGTAGATTTAAACGTTGCCGTTCAGTTGGGTATGTTGTTATCCGTACTCTTATTTATGCGTAGGATGATCAGCTTAACCGCCGTAAGCAAACTAAATATAACCTTGGATGTTGCTGAAGACTCAATGGATGACGGAATGGATGACAAAGATGCGATTGCCAACAAAGTAGTGCCAAAAAATGTGGAAATTTACGAGCTTAGCGGCCCATTTTTCTTTGGTGTGGCCGATAAGGTAAAAAGCGTCCTCACTTCGTTAGAGGCATACCCTAAAGTTTTCATCTTACGTATGCGATATGTCCCTATGATAGATGCCACCGGTATGCATGCTCTAACTGAAATATGTAGCGAATACAAAAAACATGGTACAAATGTCATACTCTCAGGGGTATCTCCGTATGTCAAAAAGCTGCTTATTCAAGGCGGAGTAGATAAAATCATCGGTGAAGAGAATATAGTAGACCATATTGATAAGGCACTATCAATAGCGAAGAAATATGCAGAATGA
- a CDS encoding hydrogenase — MTQKIKNQGILVSLFTAIFTYVFIVGVFPGYNFNIRINTFFCQASGQIDGLSKFFLIPLSIISVCAFLYSFYYFPESGHKKEWTITSIFFPLMTFAMVMIVLAKNLIMLLIFWEIMAVSAFFLLITEHKHHEVRDAAKLYIILTHFCTFLIFVASILIYKYTGSFDFPKAGSLDANTTLGIGIFIFTLLGFGIKAGILPLHIWLPSAHANAPSSVSAIMSGLMIKMGVYGIIRFLSFFNNPPLYWGLIIFAAGITSGIIGVVLAIGQHDIKRLLAYHSIENIGIILMGFGLGLAGMSTGNDIAMVLGFTGSIFHILNHATFKSLLFLGAGAIINASGTRQMDEMGGLGKKIPFTFGTFLIASASISGLPPFNGFVSELFIYLGMFAIISKSSLLPLNFLQLMGIPALALIGGLASACFLKVNSAVFMGSNPNLQNTPQSKFQEPFSLKISLGIPALICVSLGIFPYILKSPLEDAIYTITGHHFDLIRYFPFKELSMFIAIFYVLLIFGLLVFKLIFKNKIEYAEETWGCGYIKPNHKFRYTATSFAEIISGIFNFILNTHFHRKEVRGIFPERVYFKSHVPDVFLDNTILPFFKFLGNILSPIRKLQAGNLNLYLLYKLIAIVSLVIYGVILIW; from the coding sequence GTGACACAAAAAATTAAGAATCAGGGTATACTTGTCTCACTCTTTACAGCCATATTTACCTACGTATTTATTGTAGGTGTTTTTCCAGGCTATAATTTTAATATCCGGATAAACACATTTTTTTGCCAAGCTTCCGGTCAGATTGATGGTCTGAGCAAATTTTTCCTTATACCCCTTTCCATAATTTCTGTTTGCGCATTTCTTTACTCTTTTTATTACTTTCCTGAATCAGGTCATAAAAAAGAGTGGACGATTACAAGCATATTTTTCCCGTTGATGACCTTTGCAATGGTAATGATTGTGTTGGCAAAAAACCTTATAATGTTGCTAATATTTTGGGAAATCATGGCCGTTTCCGCATTTTTCTTGCTTATAACCGAGCATAAGCACCATGAAGTCAGAGATGCCGCAAAGCTATACATAATATTAACTCATTTTTGCACTTTCTTAATATTTGTCGCGTCAATTTTGATTTATAAATATACGGGGTCTTTTGATTTCCCCAAAGCAGGTTCTCTGGACGCAAATACGACACTGGGTATCGGTATTTTTATATTTACTTTGCTTGGATTTGGGATAAAGGCTGGAATTTTACCGCTTCACATTTGGCTACCTTCAGCCCATGCAAATGCCCCAAGCAGTGTTTCGGCAATAATGTCGGGACTTATGATTAAAATGGGAGTATACGGAATCATCAGATTTTTATCTTTCTTCAATAACCCACCTTTATATTGGGGACTAATAATATTTGCAGCCGGTATTACCTCTGGAATTATCGGGGTCGTGCTTGCAATTGGTCAACATGATATAAAAAGGTTGCTTGCATACCACAGCATAGAAAATATAGGCATAATACTTATGGGCTTTGGGCTTGGTCTTGCCGGCATGTCCACAGGCAATGATATAGCTATGGTTTTGGGCTTTACAGGCTCAATATTCCACATTTTAAACCATGCCACTTTCAAATCTCTTCTATTCCTTGGTGCCGGTGCTATTATCAACGCATCAGGGACAAGACAGATGGACGAAATGGGGGGACTTGGCAAAAAAATCCCTTTTACATTCGGTACTTTTTTAATAGCATCGGCTTCCATATCAGGTCTTCCACCTTTTAACGGATTTGTCAGCGAGTTATTTATATATCTCGGGATGTTTGCGATTATTAGCAAAAGCAGCCTGTTGCCACTAAATTTCTTACAGCTGATGGGGATTCCGGCTCTTGCACTTATAGGAGGACTCGCTTCAGCGTGCTTTTTAAAGGTCAACAGTGCAGTATTTATGGGCTCTAACCCAAATCTACAAAATACTCCCCAAAGTAAATTTCAAGAGCCTTTTTCTCTGAAAATATCTTTGGGCATACCTGCTCTTATATGTGTAAGCCTTGGAATTTTTCCTTATATTTTAAAATCTCCGCTTGAAGATGCAATTTATACAATAACAGGTCACCATTTTGACCTTATCAGGTATTTCCCATTTAAAGAGCTAAGTATGTTTATTGCGATTTTTTATGTGTTATTGATTTTTGGACTTTTGGTATTCAAATTAATTTTCAAAAATAAAATAGAATATGCCGAAGAAACATGGGGGTGCGGCTATATAAAACCAAATCACAAGTTTAGATACACAGCTACTTCTTTTGCCGAAATTATTTCAGGCATCTTCAACTTTATCTTAAATACGCATTTTCATCGCAAAGAGGTAAGAGGGATTTTCCCTGAAAGGGTATACTTTAAATCTCATGTTCCCGATGTATTTCTTGACAATACAATTTTGCCGTTCTTCAAATTTTTAGGCAACATATTATCCCCAATAAGAAAATTGCAGGCCGGAAATCTTAATCTTTATCTTCTCTACAAACTTATAGCCATTGTATCCCTTGTGATATACGGAGTGATTTTGATATGGTGA